From Candidatus Krumholzibacteriia bacterium:
AGCTCCGGGCCGGCAAGACCGAGCGCTTCAGCCTCGCTCTCGCCTACGGCGGCGATCTCAACGAGCTGCGGCGCACGGTCAACACGGTGCAGCAGATCTACGATGCCAACTACCAGTTCGCCGTGCCGCCGAAGCTCCCGACCCTCACCGCCGAGGCCGGCGATGGCTATGTCCGCCTCGCTTGGGACGACGTGGCCGAACGCGGCGCCGACCCGGTGACCGGGGAGTTCGACTTCGAGGGCTACCGCGTCTATCGATCCACCGACCCGGCCTTCCGCGACGTCAAGGTGATCACCACCGGGACAGGCTCCGGCCCCATCGGCAACGGCCGCCCGAGCGCGCAGTTCGATCTGGTCAACGGCATCCACGGCTTCTCGGAGCTGACCGTGGAGGGCGTGGCTTACTACCTGGGCAACGACACTGGGCTCACCCACACCTGGAAGGACTCCACCGTCGTCAACGGCCAACGCTACTTCTACGCCCTCACCGCCTACGACCACGGCTCGGAGAAGTTCAACTTCTATCCCTCGGAGAACGCCATCACCGTCTCGGAGACGCCCCGCGGCGGCACGATCTTGCCGTCCAACGTGGTAGAGGTGCGCCCCGAGCCCCGCGTGCGCGGCTACGTGGCTGCATCCATCCAAGGACTGGTCCACGCGAGCGGCGGCGGCGCCGGGATGGTGCAGGTCGAGGTGCTCAACTCCAGCCTGGTGCGCGAGGGTCACCTCTTCGAGATCGCCTTCGCCAGCGGCGAGGACAGCGTCCGCGCCGATTCCTACGCCCTCGTCGACAAGAACGCCGACCAGGTGCTCTTCGAGCACGGCCGGGATCTGGAGGGCACAGGCAATGGTCCCGCCGCGGCCGGCCTGCTCCCGGTGATCGAGACGCAAGAGACCGTGGAGGTGGACGAACCCCGCACCGGCTTCGCCGACGGCAGCCCCACCAACGCTCTGCTCCTCGTCGAGTACCAGACCGTGCAGCCGATCAACCTGCGGCGGCCTGGGTTCCCCGACGACCTGACGATCACCTTCGCCGACGTCGTGCTCGACACCGGCTTGGCGGTGTTCCCCATTCCGGCCCGGCCGGCCAAGTTCGAGATCGTGGCGCACACCGCGGCGGGCGACCAGCGCATGGATTTCCGTTTTCGCGATCTCGACGCCGATGGCACCTTGAGCCGCACCGACGAATTCTTGGACGTCGTCACCTACACTCGCTCGGCACCCACGACACCCCAGGTGACCTGGAGGTTCCAGCTGGCGGGCACGCAGACGAGCGACGGGGCCCCGCTCCGGCCGCCGCGGCAGGGGGATGTGTTCGACCTGCGGCTCACCAAACCCTTTGGTTACGAGGACCGCTTCACCTTTACCGGCAAGGCAGAGTCCGTCGATGCGGTGGCGGCGAGCGCGGCGCCGGACCGGCCCTACGTGGTGCCGAATCCCTACGTGGCTTCGGCCAGCTTCGAGCCGGAGCGCTTCAACATCGCCGGCCGCGGCGAGCGGCGGCTCGAGTTCCGCAACCTGCCGCAATACTGCACCATCCGGATCTTCAACCTGCGTGGCGAGCTGGTGCAGACGCTGGCGCACGACGGCTCCACGGCGGGGGTGGTGGCCTGGAACCTGAGGACCAAGGACAACTTGGACGTGGCTCCCGGTCTCTACATATTCCATGTGGAGGCGGGAGCGGTGGAATCGAGTATCGGCAAGTTCGCGGTCATCAAATGAGGGTGAGGGGACGAAGACGTGGAAGGCGACGCGAGCATGAGCGCAAGGAGCAGGCGATGAGGCGCGAGATGACAGCCGCATGCCTGGTGATGGCGCTGTTCTCGGCCCAGGCGGCGGCGCAGACGAAGGTGGGGACGACCATCGCGCAGTTCGTCGCCATCGAGCCCAGCGCCCGCATCGCCGCCATGGGCAACGCCGGCGCCGCCGTCGCCGAGGGCATCCAGGCCGTCTACTACAACCCGGCGGCGCTGGGTTCCCTGGAACGCACGACCTTTCAATTCAGCCACGGCATCTGGTTCGCCGACATCCGTCACGAGTATGCCGCCGCCGCCATCGCCCTCGGCGACTGGGGCAACACCTTCGTCAGCGTCACGTCGCTCAACTCCGGGGACATCGAGGTGCGCACCGTGACGCAACCACTCGGCACCGGAGAGCTCTACAGTGTGCGGGACGTGGCGCTGAGCGTCGGCTACGGGCGGCAGGTGACGCCCCGCTTCGCCGCCGGGGCGCAGTTCAACTACATGAGCGAGACGATCTGGAACAGCACCCTGGATGCTTTCAGCTTCAGCTTCGGCACCGTGTACCGCATCACCGGCTCCGGCCTCACTTTGGGTGCGAGCGTCCTCCACTTCGGCACCAAGAGCGGTTTCGACGGCCGCGACCTGGTGATCCAGTACGACGCCGATCCGACGCGCTACGGCGACAACAGCGCCCTGCCGGCGGCGCAGGCCACCGACGAGTTCCCCGTGCCGGCGCAGTTCCGCATCGGTCTCAGCTATCCCCGGCGACTCAGCCCCACGAGCAAGCTGTTGCTCAGCATGGACGCCTTCCATCCCAACGACAACACCGAGGGCGTGAGCCTGGGCTGGGAGTGGTCGTGGAAGGAAACTCTGGCGCTGCGCGCCGGCTACCAGACCCTGGGGCAGCAAGACACCGAGCTCGGCCCCACCGCCGGGATCGGCCTGAGCGGTGTCATCGCCTCGCGTCGTTTCGAATTCGATTATGGCTGGGCCTCGCACACGGTCCTGCCGGAAGTGCATCGTTTCACCTTCGTCCTCGGCATGTGAGGACAGGGAGGGAGTACCGTGATCCGTTCCATCTCGATTGGGCTCGCCATCCTCGCCCTGCCTTGGTCCGGCGCTCGGGCGCTGACCACCGAAGCGTTGCTCGACACCTTGCAACACACCGCATTCAACTACTTCTGGAACGAGGCGAACGCGACGAACGGGCTCATCAAGGACCGGAGCACCCTCACCTCGCCGTGCAGCATCGCTTCGCTGGGCTTCGGCCTCTCCGCCATCTGCATCGGCATCGACCACGGCTGGGTGACGCGTGACGCCGGCCGCACCCGCATCCTCACCGCTTTGCAGACCCTGTGGACGCAGCCGCAGAGCAGCGCCGCCAGCGGCACCATCGGTTACCAGGGGCTCTACTACCACTTCCTCGACATGAACACGGCGCTCCGCACCTGGAGCAGCGAGCTCTCCACCATCGACACGGCGCTCCTCTTCGCCGGCATCATCGACGTCAAGCAGTACTTCGATACGGCCGACCCTGGGGATGTGCAGGTGCGCGACCTGGCGGACAACATCTACTACCGCGCCAACTGGGAGTTCATGCGCAACTTCGCTCCGTCCATCTACATGGGCTGGAAACCCGGCACCGGCTTCGGCGGCTTCGGCCAGTGGATCGGCTACAACGAGGCCATGATCCTCTTCATCCTCGCCCTCGGCTCCCCGACCCATCCGGTGCCCGCCAGCACCTGGACCTCCTGGACCGGCGGTTACAACTGGAGCACGCAGTACGGGCA
This genomic window contains:
- a CDS encoding PorV/PorQ family protein; translation: MTAACLVMALFSAQAAAQTKVGTTIAQFVAIEPSARIAAMGNAGAAVAEGIQAVYYNPAALGSLERTTFQFSHGIWFADIRHEYAAAAIALGDWGNTFVSVTSLNSGDIEVRTVTQPLGTGELYSVRDVALSVGYGRQVTPRFAAGAQFNYMSETIWNSTLDAFSFSFGTVYRITGSGLTLGASVLHFGTKSGFDGRDLVIQYDADPTRYGDNSALPAAQATDEFPVPAQFRIGLSYPRRLSPTSKLLLSMDAFHPNDNTEGVSLGWEWSWKETLALRAGYQTLGQQDTELGPTAGIGLSGVIASRRFEFDYGWASHTVLPEVHRFTFVLGM